The DNA sequence TCTTAAGAAGCTCAACCTCGCTGTAATAGACAGTTAATCCCACAACACTATTTCCAAATTAAATGACTTTGCAACTTACAAGATCAGAGTAGAGTTTGCAGGGATCTTGCCAGCGGCCCTATAAAGAAGATGGTTAGAATAGGTTCAATCCAACATGTGTAAGTCATTGACTATATATGTTCAGGGTTCATACTTGTCACCATAGCCATAGTCCCTACATAATATGGTCAGTATTAAGCTAATTTCCATTCCCGCAGAGGGTTAACTTACGGGGTAATAGTCAGGGTAGACTTCTCGCCGAGGCTCATCTGCATGACACCCTCATCCCAACCTGGGCAGAACACATTAGCAACAAAAGTCAATATACCAAGTGCTGGTCAGTAAGAGGTACCCTTGATAACCTTCCCCTGACCAATATTCACAACCAATGGACCCCGCCCCGGCGATCTAGAACTATCAAACCTATTGGCAAACTTAGTATTCCAAAGTCCCCGTATAAGAAACCAAAGATTCTGGCAGAGGATAAGCCGGCTTACTGCTTGCCCTGGAAGCCCTTGTTGGCCTTCTTAGGGTCGTAGATCCAGCCGGTGTAGTGGATGGAGACCTTGTCGCCTGAGGCAGGAGAGGGGCCGCTACCGCGGGTAATGATCTTCCTCTCGACACCCATATTGAATGTTTATATTATAGGAAGTTTAAGCGACAAAAAGTACCAGGAGTTGGAAGAACGAGGGGAGGTCAGAAATGAGAGGCGACGCTGATTCGTATTTTTCCTGAAAGTGGGGGTGCCGCTGGTGGAGTTCGTATCGATTTCTGATGGCAGAATTACTCGGATATTCGAGATCCTGCACTTTGAGCTCCTAAGTCGGTTTAAGGACTAGGGAATCTATGTCACTCATATAATCTTCTTGATTATTTGTTTTTAAACATAACATTTCTTGAGAACTGGCTTGAAATTACATGCGTATGAATTGTACTGTTAATCACGTGATCATTCATTAGTGATTATGTAATCTAAGCGTGCGAATAAGCCAAAGTACGCTAGTCCCAAAAAGATGCTGAGGTTTCATCCATGGAGTCCCTGGATATGTCTTGTCAGAGATAGGCCAAGGATGATCATTTCCATCTCCAAATGAGTGCGCGTCTGGAATGTGGCTACGATCCGATAGATATGCTATGCCAAGAATGCCAATCACTCAAGGCCTTGTGTCCTCGTGGATAATCATGAGCTATCAACGTTCAATTGTTATCGCTGGACATCTCATGGTCGGATATCGCACCCTCATCAATGACGGGTCTTGTCCTCCATTATTGGATTTTTATATCTACTTTGAGTCAGACGTATACACAATGACTCAGGAATACCTGCCTTATGACATCAGTAAatgattttctttcgtttccttgATGTCTCCCTCAACTCGGAGTCTCAGACAACCCTGGTAGCACACATGATCACGTCTCGCTTTCCCTAGACGCCTAGACATATAATTCAAGTCATTTATGTGATACTATCTATGATGTCCTCCAACACCTCAATATTATGTCATTGTCTCAGGCCAGGCCTCAAATGTCGGGAATCGAGGTAGCAAGATATCTGCTATCCCTTTTTGGTTCGGTGGCTGGGAGTAAGCTGATCGAATACTACATGGACTAACTCAATATATTATAAGATCGCCCATGTTTATGGTGTTCCTACCAAACAAGTATAGGTGTTGGGTTTCCAAACATCAGCCACCCGGGGATATGTCTCACCCACTTTTTGAGTCTAATTTCCAAGGGGGATCTTCCCCGGAATTTCAGACCGTCGGCGAGTCGATTCCCGTCGATCACCGGATATTTAGGTTTCTTCATATTCTAACCTACCGCTAAGCTGTCATGGAATTGAAACCATCCAATTTTGAGGCACCACGATTCCAATCTTTCGTTACCTGGGGATTGGAGCAGCTTTGTCTCTTGTGAGGTTTGCGAGATATAAAGACACTCAAGTATCTCTGGGAAATTACAATCCTATCAtctcattcttcatcattcttaGTATCATTGCCAATCTTTCTCAGTGCTATTTACCGTTCCTCGGTCGAATCAACTCAACTCCATCACCATGAAGTTTTCCGTCCTCTCTATCCTAACCCTCGGCCTCACCGCCGGTGCCCTCGCCGCCCCTGCCAACATGGAGCGCGATCTCCCCACCATCACCGGCGTCCTATCTGGCATCGGCCCCAAAGTCGACGCCCTCGACTCAGCCATCCAGGCGTACACAGGCGGCGACGTGACCAAGGTCCAACAAGCCTCCGACAGCCTTGTCGATGCTATCAACGCCGGCACCACCAAGGTTAGCGGCACCTCTAACCTCAGCGGTGGCGATGCTCTCGGTCTTCCGGGCCCCGTGAACGACctcaagcagaagatcaCCACGGCCGTTACCCATCTATCGAGCAAAAAGTCCCAGATTGTTCAGGCCGGCAAGGGCGCCCAGACCTACAATGACCTGATCCAGCAGAAGACAgctgccaagaagctgtCGGATACGATTGTCTCCAAGGTTCCTGAGAATTTGCAGAACCTTGCCTCCGGCATTGCGGGCGGTATCTCTGATGCTATTGAGAAGGGGGTTCAGGATTTCCAGGACCAGGCTGGGAAGGCTGGAAAACGTGATGTTGAGGGCGCTGAGGCTGTTGCTGCTATTGAGGTCTAAGGGGATTTTCTGGAGGGTTAATTCCCACTTTGGAGCTGTTTGCTGTCTGCGCTTGTACTGATGTGCTGTGAACTGTGTCAATCTGCGAGGGAGCCTTGTGAAGGTTGTGAAATGTTGAGCGAAATGTATTGAGTTGAATACCTGTATTTGAGTAGCATTTCTAAATGTAGTCTGATAGTATTTAGCAATCAATGTCAAATTGACTAGAAGGTTTGGAGAGATGGGTTGAAACGGCCCTGTACAATCAAGGATAACCATTCCAATAAGGTCCTTCTCTTTAATCATCATGAGACAGGTATTTACAAGCTCTCTGGAGATTTGAAGAGTACGTTTCGTATATCCCAGTTCTCTAGCTTGCTCGAAGGCTTGGTCTACTGTTTCAAGTCACCTCGTCATTAGACCATGGTGGCAGGAAAAGGACAGCGGTGGTGTGGGAGGAAAGTGTATGAACTAATCGGAAACACTGGGCTGGTCCACATATACAATATGGTAGTTTAACTTGCATCTATCTAACTCAATCACCTTGTACTGTTTATAAAGGCACGTTGCAAATTTCTCACCTGGTTATAGTCCGTAAAGTATTTCCTCCAAGAAACCAGTATACTAAGTCCTCTCATTTCCCTGGTAGGCTATGTAAAATGTGTCGTGCCCAATGGGCGTTGGCGGAAGAGTCGACCCTGGATCTGCTAGAGCTTCCTATTGGTGGTTGATGGTTATAATGTCTCTGATTGGAAGGCACAGCAACATCTACCCCACTATGATGTTTCTACAGTCCACTGTTCCCAACCCTAAGTTCCCCTGCTTATGAAGCATACTTAACGTATAGTCTGATACTATTGGTAGTCTCAGGCTTAAATAGAAAGGACTGACCCTTGAAAAGTCACCCAAATCCTACGACTCTCTCATCTTACTCACAACTATCTCACAGGCATACCTCTCCCATAATTGCATGAAAAGCAATGCCACACAACATCCTGATCACCGGAGGCTCAGGCTACCTTGGTGGCACGCTTCTAGCAGCCTGG is a window from the Aspergillus oryzae RIB40 DNA, chromosome 6 genome containing:
- a CDS encoding FKBP-type peptidyl-prolyl cis-trans isomerase (FKBP-type peptidyl-prolyl cis-trans isomerase); this translates as MGVERKIITRGSGPSPASGDKVSIHYTGWIYDPKKANKGFQGKQFDSSRSPGRGPLVVNIGQGKVIKGWDEGVMQMSLGEKSTLTITPDYGYGDKAAGKIPANSTLIFEVELLKIN
- a CDS encoding cell wall mannoprotein 1 family protein (predicted protein), whose amino-acid sequence is MKFSVLSILTLGLTAGALAAPANMERDLPTITGVLSGIGPKVDALDSAIQAYTGGDVTKVQQASDSLVDAINAGTTKVSGTSNLSGGDALGLPGPVNDLKQKITTAVTHLSSKKSQIVQAGKGAQTYNDLIQQKTAAKKLSDTIVSKVPENLQNLASGIAGGISDAIEKGVQDFQDQAGKAGKRDVEGAEAVAAIEV